A window of Thalassophryne amazonica chromosome 21, fThaAma1.1, whole genome shotgun sequence contains these coding sequences:
- the LOC117503542 gene encoding solute carrier family 22 member 1-like: MVPLVDDCYLVIVSALSNTPSDRLLLTPAPGFTPDHWCLDRVVVAQRQACGWSLDDGRRLTVPLVNVSGELLHSSCEQYEVDWNTTGLTCDAQELDLSAVPLIQCKDGWEYLYESRKSFVTEFDLVCSDGWLVDMFQSTINLGFLFGSFVFGYLANRYGRKLSFLLANIVNAISGILMAVAPNYISLLVFRTVFGFGVKGGWMIGYVLLTEMVGTEYRRTMGILYQMFFSIGILILPLFAYFLTDWRWLQLVIGAPYPLFIIHYWCVTFHAS; this comes from the exons ATGGTGCCACTGGTGGATGACTGCTACCTGGTCAT AGTGAGCGCTCTGAGCAATACACCATCTGATCGGCTCCTGCTCACACCGGCTCCG GGTTTCACCCCAGATCACTGGTGTTTGGATCGTGTGGTGGTGGCCCAGCGGCAGGCGTGTGGATGGAGCCTGGATGATGGTCGCAGGTTGACTGTGCCGCTGGTCAATGTCTCTGGAGAGCTGCTCCACAGCAGCTGTGAACAGTATGAGGTGGACTGGAACACCACCGGACTCACCTGTGACGCTCAGGAACTGGACCTCAGTGCCGTGCCGCTCATCCAGTGCAAG gatGGTTGGGAATATCTTTATGAAAGCAGAAAGTCTTTTGTCACAGAG TTTGACCTGGTGTGCTCAGACGGCTGGTTAGTGGACATGTTTCAGTCCACTATCAATTTGGGCTTCCTGTTTGGCAGCTTTGTTTTCGGATACCTGGCGAACAG GTATGGCAGGAAGCTGAGTTTCCTCTTAGCCAACATCGTGAACGCGATCTCTGGGATCCTGATGGCCGTGGCTCCAAACTACATTTCCCTCCTGGTTTTCAGGACCGTCTTTGGCTTTGGAGTCAAAGGCGGCTGGATGATCGGCTACGTGCTGC TCACAGAAATGGTTGGAACAGAGTACAGACGAACCATGGGCATCTTGTACCAGATGTTCTTCTCTATTGGCATCCTCATCCTCCCACTGTTTGCTTACTTCCTCACTGACTGGCGCTGGCTGCAGCTGGTCATCGGTGCCCCCTACCCCCTGTTTATCATCCATTACTGGTGCGTAACTTTTCATGCGAGTTAA